In Zea mays cultivar B73 chromosome 7, Zm-B73-REFERENCE-NAM-5.0, whole genome shotgun sequence, the following proteins share a genomic window:
- the LOC100216789 gene encoding Thioredoxin reductase NTRC has protein sequence MAVTRVAVAAALSAAPLSSRRHRVALPSACRLLPASATCCNSRAPMSLQAAAAAPAAGAVDEETPASSPPSDASKGVENLVIIGSGPAGYTAAIYAARANLKPVVFEGCQMGGVPGGQLMTTTEVENFPGFPDGITGPDLMDRMRKQAERWGAELYQEDVEFVNVKSSPFVIRSSDREVKCHSLIIATGATAKRLRLPREDEFWSRGISACAICDGASPLFKGQVLAVVGGGDVATEEAVYLTKYARHVHLLVRKDQLRASKAMQDRVLNNPNITVHFNTEAMDVVSNDKGQMSGVHLKRRDTGEESVLTVKGLFYGIGHTPNSQLLQGQIELDSAGYILVKEGSAKTSVDGVFAAGDVQDHEWRQAITAAGSGCIAALSVERYLVANDLLVEFHQPVQEETKKDITDKDVQMGFDISHRKHKGQYALRKLYHESPRLICVLYTSPTCGPCRTLKPILSKVIDEYGEFVHLVEIDIEEDPEIAEAAGIMGTPCVQFFKNKEMLRTVSGVKRKKEYREFIEANK, from the exons ATGGCGGTCACGCGCGTCGCCGTGGCCGCCGCCCTCTCGGCGGCCCCGCTCTCCTCCCGCCGCCACCGGGTTGCCCTCCCCTCCGCCTGCCGCCTTCTCCCCGCCTCGGCCACCTGCTGCAACAGCCGCGCGCCGATGTCTCTgcaggccgccgccgccgcacctGCCGCCGGCGCGGTCGACGAGGAGACTCCTGCCTCCTCCCCTCCGTCAG ATGCTAGCAAGGGGGTGGAGAACCTGGTGATCATCGGCTCTGGACCAGCCGGTTACACCGCTGCCATCTACGCCGCCCGGGCGAACCTGAAGCCTGTCGTGTTTGAAGGGTGCCAGATGGGGGGTGTCCCCGGCGGGCAGCTGATGACCACCACCGAGGTGGAGAATTTCCCTGGCTTCCCGGACGGTATAACCGGGCCTGATCTCATGGACAG AATGCGCAAGCAAGCGGAACGCTGGGGCGCAGAGCTTTACCAAGAGGATGTTGAGTTTGTGAATGTAAAGAGCAGCCCGTTTGTTATTCGTAGCAGCGACCGTGAG GTGAAATGTCATAGtctaattattgcaactggagctACGGCTAAGCGCCTCCGTCTGCCTCGTGAAGATGAATTTTGGAGTAGAGGCATCAGCGCATGTGCAATATGTGATGGAGCTTCACCACTTTTCAAGGGCCAGGTTCTTGCAGTTGTTGGGGGTGGTGATGTAGCTACAGAGGAAGCAGTATATTTGACAAAATATGCTCGACATGTTCATTTACTAGTTAGAAAGGATCAGCTACGGGCTTCCAAAGCTATGCAGGACAG AGTACTCAACAACCCCAACATAACAGTACATTTCAATACAGAAGCCATGGATGTTGTTAGCAATGACAAAGGGCAGATGTCTGGCGTTCATCTGAAGAGAAGAGATACAGGAGAAGAATCAGTTCTTACTGTGAAAGGTTTATTTTATGGCATAGGACATACTCCAAACAGTCAGCTGTTGCAGGGCCAAATCGAACTTGATAGTGCTGGCTATATTTTAGTTAAAGAGGGCTCAGCCAAAACTTCAGTTGATGGTGTATTCGCTGCTGGTGATGTTCAG GATCATGAATGGAGACAAGCTATTACTGCAGCTGGATCTGGATGCATAGCTGCTTTGTCAGTTGAAAGATACTTAGTTGCCAATGATCTTCTTGTCGAATTTCACCAG CCTGTTCAAGAAGAAACAAAGAAGGATATTACAGATAAAGATGTTCAAATGGGCTTTGACATTTCTCACAGAAAACACAAGGGACAG TATGCACTCCGCAAACTGTACCATGAGAGTCCACGACTCATTTGTGTTCTATACACTTCTCCCACATGTGGTCCTTGCAGAACCTTAAAACCAATTTTGAGCAAG GTCATAGACGAGTACGGCGAGTTTGTTCATCTTGTTGAAATTGACATCGAGGAGGATcctgaaatagcagaagctgcaggcaTCATGGGAACACCTTGTGTTCAATTTTTTAAGAACAAAGAAATGCTCAG GACTGTATCGGGTGTGAAAAGGAAGAAGGAATATCGGGAGTTTATCGAGGCGAACAAATGA